GTGTTGAATCCCCCTGCCTCCGCTGTTCTCAGCCTTTCTGCTGTCACATTGCCgaggtgggaagagaagaaagttcTTTAGAAATTGTGGGGCTGAAGTCTGTGAGTGGACTGACTGTTGCCATCAGCCACTCTGATTCTCCAGCCATCCTGCTGACTGGCCTCAGTTATGTGTTGTGTTCTGAGGCTGGCTCTGTCCCTGTCACCCTCACAGGCAGCCCTGGGTTCCTGCCTGGTTGTTCTGTGGGGCTGAACACTTTCCTCGGGAAATTACCCTAATTAGCCATGATGGCTGCGTCTTGGGCATGGGCATCATGCCAAGTCTGGTCTGGTGGCTCCTCCACCTACCATCTGGCAGCTGGGACCCTTCCGTTAGCTCTGGCACCCAAATGTTCGGACAAGAACTTGGAAGCAGAGTCAGTGAACCACAGCTGGCGTTGTGTCTTCTCTTTGGTACCTCCAGTCACACTCAGTAGCAAAGCACCcagtctctgggcctcagtttccttgtatCCTGCTTGGATACAAGGGGGTGGGGTTAGTGGATGGGCGGGATCTGTggcaaaggtgggaggagaacctggagcagcccctccccctcctgcccGAACTGTGCCGGGCAGCTGGCTGTGAGCTTGCTTTGCATCCCTGCGTCCTGAGTCCCCTTGGGGCTGCCTGTATCGAAGGTGTTGTCTGGTGCTCTGGGAAGGTTAAGGTGGAGACCATCTGCTGCAGACATGGTAGTGTTCCTGGGTCGACACCTACCAGCGCTTCTTGAGGTTTTTAAGAAGGGTGAGTGGGTGTGGCTGTGGGGGGTAGCCGAGGGTGACAGGTTCCTTTGCCGGACCCTTAGGTTGGTGGGGATCAAGGCTTGAAAGAGTGATGAGGTGGGGATGCTGGTTACCAGACTGGCTGCGGTCTGAGTCTGCAGCCATGCTTTTGTCCATCTGCTTTGTCGCTGCCTTTGTCTGAGTGTCGCTTGTGATCCCAGAGGATGGACCCTGGTGTCTCTGACCTTGGAGTCAGCTGTCCTAGGGTCAGATTGCCTTCCTGCTGGGATACCCACTCATTACTGGGTATAGCTCAGTTTAGAGAGAGGACAGCCCTCTCCAGAGTCATCTCCTCAGTGGGAGGATCTACAGGCAAGCACACCCTGGGAAGCCTATTTGGAGAGGGCAGTTTTGAAGGTAGATACCAGGTGCACTCCTTTGCCTAGGAGCCTGGCTTTTAGACTTAGATTCTGACTGTAGGAGCTATGGTTTCTTGTGCTCTGGGAGGGCAGGGCTCCCTTCTGGGAATGCAgagtttagtcctggctgtctgagCTTTTTGCTGTGACTGTAGGAAAACATTTTCCACTCGAGCCTGTTTCTCCACTTGTAAAATCATGGTACAGAGGGGAAACACCCAAGACCTCCTGGGGCACCTCTTAGCTCCGCCTTGGTGggattcctgtggcttcttgggGCAGGTGGTCTGGTGCTGAAGAATACTGAGGAAAGCGACAGGGGCAGTTGTCTGAGTTGGAGACCCAGTTCCTGGGGTGGGGCCCTTTAAAGGGCATGTTTTGTTACTGCTCCTCTTCAGGGTACTGCCAAGGTCACATGACCTTCCCAGCGCTTTTGCTTATGTTGTGGGTTTCATTTAAAGAGGGGCCGGGACTGCAAAGTGCTGACACAGCCCCATCCTCAGGATTAGATGACTAGCCCCTCTGTGGGCAGAGCCTGTAACAGGATCCCCTGTAATGGAGCCCTGGCTCCTCTGTACCTGGGGCCAGGCCAGGGCCTCCAGGAGAGGCCATACCTGGCCTGTTCCCCCAAGAGAGGCTAAGTTCCCAGGGGGAGTTGTGGGGCCTgatccctcttctcccctcccctgtgtATCCTTCTAGAGGGCAGCCATATGAGTAAGTAGGTGTCCCTGACCTCTTCCTTCCTTAGGGTTTTCTGGGAATCCGATTGTGACTGACAGGTCTTTAGTTTCCCATGGCATCTTTTTGGACTTGGGTCAGGGGGATATTTGAAGAAGgtggtttgttttcctttaaagtgAAGCGTCAGGTCTTGAGACAAGAAACCGTACTTGCTGTGGGCTCTGCATGTATTCAGGGTGTCTGTGTGGAACCCCAAGTGACCCGTGGGTGCAGTTTTATGTCTACTTTGGGTGTATGCAGAACGGTGTCAGGTGGATCTGTGGAAGCTGATGGAGCCACGTTTGCTGGTTTATACTTGGGTATTGTTTGTGTATCTACACTGCCGTAAAAGTTGTGTGGATGTAAAGGACCTGTGTGTTGACCTTGTGTGGGCCCATTACAAGATGTGGTTACTCAGGTATATGTATCCTCCAGCGTAGTCGGTGTGTGTACATGGGATAAGTGTGTGTCTAGGCGGTATTGCAGGGGTAGACATCAAAGGAGTGTGCACTGCATGCCTGTGTTGTTGTGTTTGTGAGTCTCCAGCGCCCACCCACATGCCTTTGGGCTTCACTTTCTTCTCCGTCCCATCAGGCTCTGCCAAGGCGGAGAGTGACAACCGTCAGGGCACTGGGCCCAGCCAGGGGCCAGGATCTGTAGGAGATGAACACCAGGACAACGTTTTCTTCCCCAGCGGGAGACCACCTCATCTGGAAGAGCTGCACACGCAGGCCCAGGAGGGGCTCCGCTCCCTACAACACCAAGGTAagtcctgtcctgtttgagtgcAATTCCCAGCTCCTGGGTCAGGGGCCTAGGCCAACAGACCCTTCTGGTGTCTTCCAGAAAGACAGAAACTGAGCAAGGGTGGCTGGGACCATGGAGACACCCAGAGCATCCAGGTGAGCCCTGTGCCCAGCTGTGCCCTGCTCCGGCATGTTCTTCCCTTCTGGCTTAGCCTCTGGCATGCATGGCTTTGGGCTTTTTCTGGACTAGTTTCTTCTTTATGTTGAAGAGGTAGATTAAATGACTTCTGACAGCTAGTCCAGGCTTGCTCCATCTGGTACCTGCTCAGTGCTAGCTGATGCTGGGGGATCCGGTGGGAGCCTTGGACAGCCCATTCAAGTTACTCTGGTCCCCCAACAGTTGTCCCGGACGGGGCCGGATGAAGACACCATCTCCTTCTGCAGTCAGAAGTCATACATGACAGAGAGCTCCACGGCGGAGGATGCCCTCTCTGTCCGCTCGGAGATGATCCAGCGCAGAGGTGTGTTGTCATCTGCTGGGATTCCGAGGTGGGGGGGGAAAGGTGACCAGCACCGTCACATCGCTTTATATCCCAGGCTTTGTGACTCAGTGACTGTACCAGACAGTACCCTTTATCCTTGTAGAGGTTCATGGTGGACACTGACCCAAAGCAAGCTAGTGAAGCGTCTGGGAACCCTGATTTATGGCACCTTAGCTGCTGCGTGACCAGGAATATAAACCCTTCACTTCTTTGAGCATCTGACTTTGAGAGATTGACTTTTCAGTTTAGCTGAGTTGAAATCATGCTTGCCCTTGCATGCAGGGAAGCCTGGGTCCAGTCCCTGGGACTATATGGAACGGTGTGGTaggacacacctgtaatcctagcgctTCGGATATAGAGGTAGGGGGATGAGAAATTCAAGGACTTCctcagctgcatagtgagttAGGGGCTGACCTGGATTGTATGATatccctatctcaaaacaaaagccaaaggaTTGGCTAGGGACTGCCGCAGAGGGCCTACGGAAGGCATGTGTAACCCCTCGCTCCAAGAAAGTCAGGATATTAAGAACATTTACCTCATTGGAATGAGTGTCAACCATTAGACATGATGATGATTTTTTCACTAAGGACCGTTCACTAAATGGAAAGATCATTGTTGAATTAGTGAGGGAATTTTCAGAAGTCTTAAAGAAAGCACGCTTACTGGTACTTTATTAGTCCTGAGCTATGTCTATAGGGTGCTCAGAGGCCTTCTGTTCTAATGGGTTCTCCCCCTGGACTGGCTCCTTAGGCTCCACCTTCAGACCCCACGACTCATTCCCCAAATCTGGAAAGTCAGGACGGCGGCGGAGGGAGCGGAGGAGCACGGTGCTGGGGCTGCCTCAGCATGTGCAGAAGGAGCTCGGTGAGCCTTTGTCAGTGGGCATTGGTGGTGGACAACGGGGAACCTGACCAGTCCCTTTGCTGACCCCATCTCCTTGTCTATTTCAGGCCTGCGGAACAATCGTGAGGCACCAGGCACCCCACAGCCTCCCGGTTCACGGGACGCTGTCCGCATTCCCACAGTGGATGGGTGCTCAGCAGGCCTGGCCTTGGGGACAGGGGTCCGGGTGTCCCTGCAggctctggaggcagaaacagaggctggcactgatgcagaggctattaTACAGCGCCACATCGATCGTGTTTACCATGATGACACGCTTGTTGGCCGATCCACAGGAGCCCGGCCACCACCACTGACGAGGCCTATGTCCCTCGCGGTGCCTGGACTGACAGGAGGAGCAGGGTCTCCAGAGCCACTGAGTCCAGCCATGTCCATCTCACCCCAGGCCACCTACTTGTCGAAGCTGATCCCGCATGCTGTGTTGCCACCCACGGTGGATGTGGTGGCCCTGGGCCGCAGCAGCCTGCGCACTCTGAGCCGATGCAGCCTGCTGTCTGCTAGCCCAGCTTCGGTTCGCTCACTGGGCCGCTTCTCCTCAGCTTCAAGTCCTCGGCCCCTTAGCCGCAACGCTTCCTCGTCCAGTGACAACTGGAGTCACTCTCAGTCCTCCGAGACCATTGTGTCTGATGGGTCCACTCTCTCCTCTAAGGGGGGTTCTGATGGCCAGCCAGAGGGCTCTGTAGCTAGCAATAATGTGGTACCCCCTCCTCCAGGGGGTAGTGGGAGGGGCTCCCCCAGCGGGGGTAGCACAGCTGAGGTCTCAGACACGGCCAGCATCCGAAGCAGTGGGCAGTTGTCTGGCAGGAGTGTGTCCCTGCGTAAGATGAAACggcctcccccacctccccgccGGACCTATTCCCTCCATCAGCGCGGCTCAGCAGTGCCTGATGGGCCCTTAGGGTTACCACCTAAACCAGAGCGAAAGCAGCAGCCACAGCTGCCTCGCCCGCCCACCACAGGTGGGGCTTCAGGGGTGGGGGCAGTATCTTGTCCACCCAGCTCAGCGGGCAGCTGGGGCTCTGGCTTGTCCCCAGGTGGCTCCAGGCGTCCCCCACGTTCCCCAGAACGGACACTTTCACCTTCAAGTGGATACTCAAGCCAAAGTGGTACcccaactctgcctcccaaaggtcTGACAGTTGCCCCTGCTTCCCCAGGCAAGGTTCAGCCCCCCAAACCAGATCGGGTGACATCCCTTCGATCTCCTGGGGCCTCTGTATCCTCGTCCCTCACATCTCTGTGTTCCTCTTCTTCAGACCC
Above is a window of Arvicanthis niloticus isolate mArvNil1 chromosome 5, mArvNil1.pat.X, whole genome shotgun sequence DNA encoding:
- the Nhsl3 gene encoding NHS-like protein 3 isoform X3; amino-acid sequence: MVVFLGRHLPALLEVFKKGSAKAESDNRQGTGPSQGPGSVGDEHQDNVFFPSGRPPHLEELHTQAQEGLRSLQHQERQKLSKGGWDHGDTQSIQLSRTGPDEDTISFCSQKSYMTESSTAEDALSVRSEMIQRRGSTFRPHDSFPKSGKSGRRRRERRSTVLGLPQHVQKELGLRNNREAPGTPQPPGSRDAVRIPTVDGCSAGLALGTGVRVSLQALEAETEAGTDAEAIIQRHIDRVYHDDTLVGRSTGARPPPLTRPMSLAVPGLTGGAGSPEPLSPAMSISPQATYLSKLIPHAVLPPTVDVVALGRSSLRTLSRCSLLSASPASVRSLGRFSSASSPRPLSRNASSSSDNWSHSQSSETIVSDGSTLSSKGGSDGQPEGSVASNNVVPPPPGGSGRGSPSGGSTAEVSDTASIRSSGQLSGRSVSLRKMKRPPPPPRRTYSLHQRGSAVPDGPLGLPPKPERKQQPQLPRPPTTGGASGVGAVSCPPSSAGSWGSGLSPGGSRRPPRSPERTLSPSSGYSSQSGTPTLPPKGLTVAPASPGKVQPPKPDRVTSLRSPGASVSSSLTSLCSSSSDPTPLDRSGPQMSTPLSDRFVIPPHPKVPAPFSPPPSKSKSSNQAAPALAAPAVAPGPVSTSDTSLASPSMPQTTLTPAQESPVAFKDQSPPPSPPPSYHPPPPPTKKPEVLEELPPPPETAEEILPDPSWPPPPPPAPEEQDLSMADFPPPEEAFFVGPELGPLEPCNSEAAILSAASLSQTPPAAPPAPPAPPPASSVSESLAKLPQKDLGKNSGAPREDAGTPLVTPSLLQMVRLRSVGASTGVPNPSNPSPGSSAPQKPLRRALSGRASPVPAPSGLHAAVRLKASSLAASESPGGALPTGVPEAEPRSPQSPASKASFIFSKGTRKLQLERPVSPEAQADLQRNLVAELRSISEQRTPQAQKKPSKAPPPVARKPPVGVPPPSPSFPRAESLTAPSTNGLPHTEDRTKGELAENGGVQLAATEKMGPPGSDPQKKLV
- the Nhsl3 gene encoding NHS-like protein 3 isoform X2 produces the protein MGNSHHKRKAPSGPRTRSFWRFGRSAKRPAGSAKAESDNRQGTGPSQGPGSVGDEHQDNVFFPSGRPPHLEELHTQAQEGLRSLQHQERQKLSKGGWDHGDTQSIQLSRTGPDEDTISFCSQKSYMTESSTAEDALSVRSEMIQRRGSTFRPHDSFPKSGKSGRRRRERRSTVLGLPQHVQKELGLRNNREAPGTPQPPGSRDAVRIPTVDGCSAGLALGTGVRVSLQALEAETEAGTDAEAIIQRHIDRVYHDDTLVGRSTGARPPPLTRPMSLAVPGLTGGAGSPEPLSPAMSISPQATYLSKLIPHAVLPPTVDVVALGRSSLRTLSRCSLLSASPASVRSLGRFSSASSPRPLSRNASSSSDNWSHSQSSETIVSDGSTLSSKGGSDGQPEGSVASNNVVPPPPGGSGRGSPSGGSTAEVSDTASIRSSGQLSGRSVSLRKMKRPPPPPRRTYSLHQRGSAVPDGPLGLPPKPERKQQPQLPRPPTTGGASGVGAVSCPPSSAGSWGSGLSPGGSRRPPRSPERTLSPSSGYSSQSGTPTLPPKGLTVAPASPGKVQPPKPDRVTSLRSPGASVSSSLTSLCSSSSDPTPLDRSGPQMSTPLSDRFVIPPHPKVPAPFSPPPSKSKSSNQAAPALAAPAVAPGPVSTSDTSLASPSMPQTTLTPAQESPVAFKDQSPPPSPPPSYHPPPPPTKKPEVLEELPPPPETAEEILPDPSWPPPPPPAPEEQDLSMADFPPPEEAFFVGPELGPLEPCNSEAAILSAASLSQTPPAAPPAPPAPPPASSVSESLAKLPQKDLGKNSGAPREDAGTPLVTPSLLQMVRLRSVGASTGVPNPSNPSPGSSAPQKPLRRALSGRASPVPAPSGLHAAVRLKASSLAASESPGGALPTGVPEAEPRSPQSPASKASFIFSKGTRKLQLERPVSPEAQADLQRNLVAELRSISEQRTPQAQKKPSKAPPPVARKPPVGVPPPSPSFPRAESLTAPSTNGLPHTEDRTKGELAENGGVQLAATEKMGPPGSDPQKKLV
- the Nhsl3 gene encoding NHS-like protein 3 isoform X1 encodes the protein MAARAPPAAPAADEPGSPGGPPRRKKSRSGLRRAFSWLRGKRRKKKAAGAEGAESTAPRAKKADDKAKRAKGKSRGSAKAESDNRQGTGPSQGPGSVGDEHQDNVFFPSGRPPHLEELHTQAQEGLRSLQHQERQKLSKGGWDHGDTQSIQLSRTGPDEDTISFCSQKSYMTESSTAEDALSVRSEMIQRRGSTFRPHDSFPKSGKSGRRRRERRSTVLGLPQHVQKELGLRNNREAPGTPQPPGSRDAVRIPTVDGCSAGLALGTGVRVSLQALEAETEAGTDAEAIIQRHIDRVYHDDTLVGRSTGARPPPLTRPMSLAVPGLTGGAGSPEPLSPAMSISPQATYLSKLIPHAVLPPTVDVVALGRSSLRTLSRCSLLSASPASVRSLGRFSSASSPRPLSRNASSSSDNWSHSQSSETIVSDGSTLSSKGGSDGQPEGSVASNNVVPPPPGGSGRGSPSGGSTAEVSDTASIRSSGQLSGRSVSLRKMKRPPPPPRRTYSLHQRGSAVPDGPLGLPPKPERKQQPQLPRPPTTGGASGVGAVSCPPSSAGSWGSGLSPGGSRRPPRSPERTLSPSSGYSSQSGTPTLPPKGLTVAPASPGKVQPPKPDRVTSLRSPGASVSSSLTSLCSSSSDPTPLDRSGPQMSTPLSDRFVIPPHPKVPAPFSPPPSKSKSSNQAAPALAAPAVAPGPVSTSDTSLASPSMPQTTLTPAQESPVAFKDQSPPPSPPPSYHPPPPPTKKPEVLEELPPPPETAEEILPDPSWPPPPPPAPEEQDLSMADFPPPEEAFFVGPELGPLEPCNSEAAILSAASLSQTPPAAPPAPPAPPPASSVSESLAKLPQKDLGKNSGAPREDAGTPLVTPSLLQMVRLRSVGASTGVPNPSNPSPGSSAPQKPLRRALSGRASPVPAPSGLHAAVRLKASSLAASESPGGALPTGVPEAEPRSPQSPASKASFIFSKGTRKLQLERPVSPEAQADLQRNLVAELRSISEQRTPQAQKKPSKAPPPVARKPPVGVPPPSPSFPRAESLTAPSTNGLPHTEDRTKGELAENGGVQLAATEKMGPPGSDPQKKLV